A genomic window from Emys orbicularis isolate rEmyOrb1 chromosome 8, rEmyOrb1.hap1, whole genome shotgun sequence includes:
- the GEMIN5 gene encoding gem-associated protein 5 → MAAERVLPASPNWYCSRCCDTCGAGRLFGFGARNSVCLLEIGAAPAFHGELVGHTERVSGFTFCRYPGQSNFCASSSDDGTVKIWDTQTLTVVTEHMLHQNTISALHWSSHVKDLVVSGDEKGTVICYWYNRNDSQQFFPEPRTIFCLACSPHDENLVAIGYKDGMVVIIDISRKREVVHRLRGHDDEIHSLAWCPVPGEEVLYSRQEELQEGEIPNGELMQEAAETKGCYLASGSKDQTIRIWSCARGRGVMTLKLPTLKRRSGGVDPAIKERIWLTVHWPCGHPTEIVSSCFGGELLLWDLTQSGKRKWTLLGSSSEGQNHTRIVFNLCSVQAHGRELLLSISMDRDVKCWDLTTLDCCWTLPSLGGFVYSLAFSPVDTGCLAIGVGDSMIRVWNTLSLSNTYDVKTFWQGIKSKVTALSWHPTKEGCLAFGTDDGKVGMYDTYSSNIKNRPPQISSTYHKKTVYTLAWGPPIPPLSFGGDGDRPSVTLYSCAGEGIVLQHNPWKLSGEANDINKVIRDTNSIKYKLPARTEISWKPDGKILALGNEDGSIEIFQAPNLRLLCTIQQHHKLINAIRWHHEHGTQPELSYMIASGSINAIIYVHNLKGVIESSSKTPVTITEPFRTLVGHTAKITSLAWSPHHEGRLVSACYDGTAQVWDVLKEEPLCNYRGHRGRLLCVQWSPVDPDSVYTGADDFCVHKWLTSKQEYTRPPQGKKSTDLEKKRSSQPKLKAKKKKKPMGKVPAKQDVSDTVNGEEVVDNLLDENGLSDHEEEKEAQEFSDKVSLAVSKELPLYPRVCSVSDLPKPFMNHKTTPVKKDHPKEKPVPDASVKKRKPRSILPISTSMDQRSKDELHQDCLMLATCLRSKGLNEGLAPDSGDHVHLGMFTDRAALYRMMEVEGKSHLENGHSELFQQLMLWKGDLKGILQSAAERGELTDQLVAMSPMAGYQAWVWTVEVFAKQLCFQEQYVKAASHLLSIHKVYEAVELLKTNHFYREAIVIAKARLRPEDPVLKDLYTCWASILEKDGHYSTAAKCYLGAASPYDAVKVLAKKGDVVSLKTAAELAQIVGEKDLATTFSFRCAQELLSARNWVGAQEVLRQQESLLGQRLVFCLNELLCKCLSKRNPTERKSCSLPCYHSWVVRNQGSFLELVSEVWRSVFGVNTTEQAKTVFEQLHSIEYPPATSNTHPKQLLFHISHDLTLAVLSHETASWDEAVKAILGAVTRSYDAGNFILMQEICNLLLPKGCDHLRDHLDSTNTQSMAAYRSLEGFVAYGLLYDLWWNLPKDSLVSIQAVLDSVPCPSEQTAVDQSYPTAVSSPEETANQTEMEENLPSADHTSRTESNTTASLSDLGERQLKLNGYKMLLSEVHAALQSTQKDVSEVQQTLADMIRQHQRNNLQESVKDGAQESKMHVSSEIESDGLVSPSRQSQCKEAAKEPVSLPELMKQLTEANQKLAEFPESLKVFPFPDVLECGLVLLHIGSQCPTELSPELQQQALDLVRKYNRAEVYEKICRKFLT, encoded by the exons ATGGCGGCGGAGCGGGTGCTGCCCGCCTCCCCTAACTGGTACTGCAGCCGCTGCTGCGACACCTGCGGGGCCGGCCGCCTCTTCGGCTTCGGCGCCAGGAACAGCGTCTGCCTGCTGGAGATCGGCGCCGCGCCCGCCTTCCACG GGGAACTCGTAGGCCATACGGAAAGGGTTTCTGGTTTCACGTTTTGTCGCTATCCTGGTCAGAGCAACTTCTGTGCCAGCAGCTCTGACGATGGGACTGTGAAAATCTGGGATACGCAGACGCTGACTGTCGTGACTGAGCATATGCTGCATCAG AATACGATCTCCGCCTTGCATTGGTCATCCCATGTGAAAGATTTGGTTGTGTCCGGTGATGAGAAAGGGACAGTCATTTGTTACTGGTATAACAGAAATGACAGCCAGCAGTTCTTCCCAGAGCCCAGAACTATATTCTGTCTAGCTTGTTCCCCCCATGATGAGAACTTGGTGGCCATTGG CTATAAAGATGGCATGGTGGTTATAATCGACATCAGCAGGAAAAGAGAAGTTGTTCATAGACTGAGAGGCCACGATGATGAAATTCACTCTCTGGCATGGTGCCCTGTGCCTGGTGAAGAAGTGTTATACAGTCGGCAAGAAGAGCTTCAAG AAGGCGAGATTCCAAATGGAGAGCTAATGCAGGAGGCAGCTGAAACGAAAGGCTGTTACCTGGCGTCAGGAAGCAAAGATCAGACCATCCGAATCTGGAGCTGCGCTAGGGGCAGAG GGGTGATGACCCTGAAGTTGCCCACTCTGAAGAGAAGAAGTGGAGGTGTTGACCCCGCTATTAAAGAGCGCATTTGGCTGACTGTTCACTGGCCCTGTGGCCATCCCACAGAGATTGTATCCAGCTGCTTTGG AGGTGAGCTGCTGCTATGGGATTTGACCCAATCTGGGAAACGCAAGTGGACGCTTCTGGGATCTTCTTCGGAAGGGCAAAATCACACAAGGATTGTGTTCAATTTATGTTCAGTGCAGGCCCACGGGAGAGAGCTACTTCTTTCCATTTCAATGGACAGGGAT GTAAAGTGTTGGGACCTGACAACTTTAGATTGCTGCTGGACTCTGCCTTCTCTCGGAGGCTTTGTCTACAGCCTGGCCTTCTCCCCTGTGGACACAGGCTGCCTTGCCATAGGTGTTGGGGACAGCATGATCCGGGTGTGGAACACCTTGTCTCTGAGCAATACTTACGATGTGAAAACATTCTGGCAGGGCATCAAATCCAAGGTCACAGCT TTATCCTGGCATCCGACTAAAGAAGGCTGCTTAGCCTTTGGAACGGACGATGGAAAGGTTGGCATGTACGACACCTACTCCAGCAA CATCAAAAATAGGCCTCCTCAGATCTCCAGCACCTATCACAAGAAGACTGTGTACACGTTAGCCTGGGGACCTCCaattccccctctctcttttg GAGGCGATGGTGACAGGCCCTCTGTAACATTAtacagctgtgcaggggaaggtATTGTCTTGCAGCACAATCCTTGGAAGCTTAGTGGAGAGGCAAATGACATCAATAAAGTCATCAGGGACACTAATTCAATCAAA TACAAATTGCCTGCACGCACTGAAATCAGCTGGAAACCAGATGGCAAAATCTTGGCTCTTGGTAACGAAGATGG atcaattgaaatatttcaggctCCTAACTTGAGATTGCTCTGCACCATCCAGCAACATCATAAACTGATTAATGCTATTCGCTGGCATCATGAGCACGGGACCCAGCCAGAGCTGAGTTACATGATAGCGTCAGGCTCAATCAATGCCATCATTTATGTGCATAACCTAAAGGGTGTCATAG AGAGCTCTTCAAAAACCCCTGTGACGATAACAGAGCCTTTTCGAACTCTGGTGGGCCACACGGCTAAAATCACCAGTCTGGCATGGAGCCCGCATCATGAGGGGAGATTAGTATCTGCTTGCTACGATGGCACAGCACAG GTGTGGGATGTTCTGAAGGAGGAGCCACTGTGCAATTATCGAGGGCACCGGGGCCGGCTGCTTTGTGTTCAGTGGTCACCAGTGGATCCAGATTCTGTTTATACAGGAGCAGATGACTTTTGTGTTCATAAATGGCTAACCTCAAAGCAGGAGTATACCCGGCCCCCTCAAG GCAAAAAGAGCACAGACTTGGAGAAAAAAAGGAGCTCTCAACCCAAACTCAAagccaagaagaagaaaaagcccaTGGGGAAGGTTCCAGCAAAGCAGGATGTGAGCGACACAGTGAATGGAGAAGAGGTTGTAGACAATTTGTTAGATGAGAATGGGCTATCAGACCACGAGGAAGAAAAGGAAGCGCAGGAGTTCTCTGACAAGGTCTCTCTGGCAG TTTCCAAGGAGCTCCCTTTGTATCCACGTGTTTGTTCTGTGTCTGACCTGCCAAAACCTTTCATGAACCATAAAACCACTCCCGTGAAAAAGGATCACCCTAAAGAGAAACCAG TCCCTGATGCCTCTGTGAAGAAGAGAAAACCTCGGTCTATCCTACCTATCAGCACATCTATGGACCAGAGGTCGAAAGACGAATTGCATCAGGACTGCTTGATGCTGGCTACATGTCTAAGATCCAAAG GCCTGAATGAGGGTTTGGCCCCAGACTCAGGGGATCATGTTCATTTGGGGATGTTTACAGATAGAGCTGCACTGTACAGGATGATGGAGGTGGAAG GAAAAAGCCACTTGGAGAATGGGCACTCGGAGTTGTTCCAGCAGCTCATGTTGTGGAAAGGAGATCTGAAGGGCATCCTCCAGTCAGCTGCTGAGCGGGGAGAGTTGACAGACCAGCTGGTAGCAATGTCACCCATGG CTGGCTATCAGGCCTGGGTGTGGACAGTAGAAGTTTTCGCGAAACAGCTGTGCTTTCAGGAACAGTATGTCAAGGCTGCCTCTCATCTCCTCTCCATTCACAAAGTGTACGAGGCTGTGGAGCTACTGAAAACGAACCATTTTTACAG GGAAGCGATTGTAATTGCTAAGGCCAGGTTGCGTCCCGAAGATCCAGTCCTGAAGGATCTCTACACCTGCTGGGCATCAATACTGGAAAAAGATGGTCATTATTCCACAGCAGCCAAATG ttACCTGGGGGCTGCCTCTCCCTATGATGCAGTTAAAGTGCTGGCAAAAAAAGGGGATGTGGTATCCCTTAAAACGGCGGCAGAGTTGGCTCAAATAGTTGGAGAAAAGGATCTGGCGACAACATTTTCTTTCCGATGTGCTCAGGAGCTGCTATCGGCCAGGAAttgggtgggggcacaggaggTCCTTCGGCAGCAGGAAAGCTTATTG GGACAAAGACTAGTTTTCTGCCTTAACGAATTGCTGTGCAAATGCCTTAGCAAAAGGAATCCAACTGAACGGAAAAGCTGCTCTCTGCCCTGTTACCACAGCTGGGTTGTGAGGAACCAGGGCTctttcctggagctggtgagcgAGGTGTGGCGGAGCGTGTTTGGTGTGAATACCACTGAACAAGCCAAGACTGTATTTGAGCAGCTGCACAGTATTGAGTATCCTCCTGCCACCAGCAACACACATCCCAAACAG CTCCTGTTCCATATCTCCCACGATCTCACCCTAGCAGTGCTGAGCCATGAGACAGCTTCATGGGATGAGGCAGTGAAGGCTATTCTTGGAGCTGTGACCCGCAGCTATGATGCCGGGAACTTTATTCTTATGCAAGAAATCTGCAATCTCCTCCTTCCCAAAG GCTGTGATCACCTGAGAGACCATCTGGACAGCACAAACACTCAGAGCATGGCGGCTTACAGAAGTTTAGAGGGCTTTGTGGCTTATGGGCTGCTGTATGATCTATGGTGGAACCTACCCAAGGATTCCCTTGTCTCAATACAGGCTGTGCTGGATTCTGTGCCATGTCCTAGTGAGCAGACAGCTGTTGACCAGAGCTACCCTACAGCTGTCTCTTCCCCTGAAGAAACTGCTAATCAAACTGAGATGGAAGAAAACCTACCCAGCGCAGACCATACCAGTAGGACAGAAAGCAACACAACAGCTAGCTTAAGCGATTTGGGAGAGAGGCAGTTGAAATTGAATGGCTATAAAATGCTCCTTTCCGAAGTGCATGCTGCTTTGCAGAGCACCCAGAAGGATGTATCTGAGGTCCAGCAGACATTGGCAGACATGATCCGCCAGCACCAGCGGAACAACCTCCAGGAAAGCGTAAAAGATGGCGCACAGGAAAGCAAGATGCATGTGAGCTCCGAGATTGAATCGGATGGGCTGGTGTCCCCAAGCCGCCAGAGCCAGTG TAAAGAAGCAGCAAAGGAACCAGTTTCCCTGCCTGAGCTGATGAAACAGCTGACAGAGGCAAACCAGAAATTAGCAGAATTTCCAGAGAGTTTAAAG GTCTTCCCTTTCCCAGATGTGCTGGAGTGTGGCCTTGTGCTACTTCATATTGGATCCCAGTGCCCCACAGAGCTGAGTCCAGAACTGCAGCAACAGGCCTTGGACCTGGTTAGGAAATACAACAGAGCTGAAGTTTATGAAAAAATCTGCAGAAAGTTCTTAACGTGA